The Achromobacter spanius genome includes the window GGGCGCGCGCTATTGCCTGTGCACCGCGCTGGACGAAGCGGCGGCGCTGACGCCCTGGGGCGGGGGCGGCGTGTGGTCGGCGCATAGCCTGCTGGTGACCTTCCACAACGAAACCTGGGGCGGTGAAAAATTCTTCCAACTGCTGGCCAAGCTGTCGCAGAACCCGGCGCAACATCTGGACTTGCTTGAGCTGCTGTACTACTGCCTGCTGCTGGGCTTTGAAGGCCGCTACCGCGTGATGGACAACGGCCGCTCGCAACTGGAAACGCTGCGCCAGCGCTTGCTGCGCATTCTGCGTGGTGCGCGCGGTGAGTACGCGCTTGCCTTGTCGCCGCATTGGCGCGACGAGCCCGCGCAGACGCCCTTGCGCCGCTTGCCGGTGCCGCTGTGGGTATTCGGCGCGTTGGCCGCCGTGCTGGCGCTGGCCTTGTACTGGGGGTTGGGTTGGCGGCTGGGTAGCCAGTCGGACGGGGTGTTCGCAGCCATCAGCCAGCTTAAGCCGCCCGTCGTGCAGATTGCGCCGGCGGCGGTGAAACGGCCCGCGCCCACGCCGCGCCTGGCGGTGTTCCTGGCGCCGGAGATCCGCGACCAGTTGGTCAGCGTGCGCGACGAAGTCGACCGCAGCGTGGTGGTGCTGCGCGGAGACGGCGTGTTCGAGTCCGGCGCGAGTTCGGTTCGTGATCAGTATTTGCCGGTGCTGTCGCGCGTGGCGGACGCGCTGCGCGAGACGCAGGGCAACATTCTTGTGCGCGGCTACACCGACAACATACCGATGCGCAGCGCGCGTTTTCCGTCCAACTGGCATCTGTCGCAAGCCCGCGCCGACGCCGTCAAGGACATGCTGGAACAACGCTTGGGACAGTCGGCGCGCGTGCGGGCCGAAGGGCGCGGAGACGCCGACCCGGTCGCGCCTAACGACACGGCGGCAGGCCGCGCGCTGAACCGCCGCGTGGAAATCACGGTGCTGGTGCCGCCCGCTCCGCATGAGGGCGGCGCACAAGGAGGCCAAGAATGATCTATCGATTGTTCGGATGGTTCTTCAGCCGGCGCGTGTGGAATTTCCTGGGGCTGGTGGCGCTGGCGCTGTTGATCTGGATCGCGGGGCCGCTGATTGCAGTGGGGACTGTACGGCCGCTGGAAAGCCAGGTGGTTCGCATCATCGTGATCGTGGCGATGTTCGCGATATGGCTGCTGCGGTGGCTGTGGCGCAAGTGGCGCGAAGGGCGCTTGAACGCGCAATTGCTGGGCCAGTTGCGTCCCCGGCCGCGCGCCGAGAAAGCGGTGGAGGAGGCCGCCGAGAACGACGAGATCCGTCAGTTGGAAGCGCGCTTTGATGAAGCCGTTGAACTGCTGCGCAAGACGCGCTTCGAGAATCGCGGCAAGCGCCGTCCGCTGGATCGGTTCTCGAAACAGTACCTGTACCAACTGCCCTGGTACGTGATCATCGGCGCGCCGGGGGCAGGCAAGACCACGGCCCTGGTGAATTCGGGCTTGAACTTCCCCTTGGCCGAGCGCTACGGCAAGGTGGCCCTGCGCGGAGTGGGCGGCACGCGTAATTGCGATTGGTGGTTCACCGACGACGCCGTGCTGCTGGATACGGCGGGGCGCTACACCACGCATGAAAGCGACCCCACGGGGGACGAGGAAGAGTGGCGCGGCTTTCTGCGTCTGCTGACCAAGTACCGGGGCCGGCAGCCGATCAACGGGGCCATGTTGACGGTCAGTGTTGAAGACCTGCTGTCGGCGTCCGACGCGCAACGGGCGCAGCATGCGGCGGTGTTGCGGCGTCGCTTGCAGGAACTGCGCGAGCAACTGGGCATCGCGTTTCCGGTGTACGTGCTGGTGACGAAGACGGATCTGTTGTCCGGCTTCGAAGAGTATTTCGCGTCGTTCAGCCGCGACGAGCTGGCGCAGGTGTGGGGCTTCACCTTGCCCTATGCGCGCACGCAGGAGCCCGATTTCGATCTATACGCGGCCTTTCACGCCGAGTACGCGCTGCTGCAACGGCGGCTGGACGACGCCTTGCCGGAAGTGGTGGCCGCCGAGGAAGACCCGTCGCGGCGCGCGCTGGCCTATATGCTGCCGCAGCAGTTCGCCGGGTTGCAGAACATCCTGGGCCATTTCCTGAGCGATGTGTTTGCAACGTCGAAATTCGAAGCGCGCGTTATCCCGCGGGGCGTGTACTTCACCAGCGGCACGCAGGGCGGCGAGACCTTCGATCAGGTAACCGGGCATCTGAAGCGCTATCTGCGCATCGATGGCGCGGCCGCGCCCGCGCCCAGCGTGCCGGGCGAAGGCGAGGGCCGCAGCTACTTCCTGAAGAATCTGCTGCGCGATGTCATCTTTCGCGAGGCGGGCCTGGCGGGCCGTAACCTGCGTTGGGAACGTCGTTATCGACAACTGCATTGGGCGGGCTATGGCGTCGTCACGGCGATGTTCGTGGCGCTGATCGCGGGCTGGGCGCTGAGCTATCGCAACAACTCGGGGTACGTGGACGAAGTGGCGCGCCGCGTACCAGCCGTGGAAAAGCTGACGCGCGACATCAAGATCACGCGCACGGGCGACGTGCTGGGGCTGATGCCGTTCCTGGACAGCCTTTGGTACCTGCCGCGCCACGAGAGCTTTGAAATCGACCAGCCGCCGCTTGCCTACCGCTTCGGGCTGTATCAGGGTTTCAAGCTGCAAGCCGCCGCGCAGGGGGTGTACGACAACACGCTGGATCAGGTGCTGTTGCCGCAGGTGGCGCGGCGCATCGAGGCCGCGTTGCGGGATGCGTCGGCCAGCGATCTGGAGTATTCCTACGAAGCCTTGCGCGCGTATCTGATGCTGTACGAGGCAGACCGCTACGACGCGGAATTCATGCATGCGTGGCTGCTGTCGGATATGCAATCGACCTTGCCGGACGGCTACACGCGCCGCCAGTACGAGCAGTTGTCGCTGCACTTGCGCAACCTGACGCAGGGCCACGTGCTGGCCTCGCCGTTCCCGAAGGACGAGGCGCTGGTGGCGCAGGCGCGCGAGAAGCTGGCGCGCTACACGCTGGCGCAACGCGCCTACAGCCGCTTGCGCCGGACGCTGGCCAATACCGATATCGCCCCTGAAAACACGGTGGTGACCTTGGGCGGCGCGCAGGCCAGCGCCGTGTTCGTGCGCAAGAGCGGCAAGCCGTTAAGCCAGGGCATTCCGCCGCTGTATAGCTATCGCGGCTATTGGGATGTGTTCAACAAGCGCGTGTCCAGCGTGGCCGAGGTGCTGCGGTCGGACGATGCGTGGATCTTGAACATTCCCGCGCCGGGCGTGCTGGACCAAGCCGCGCAACGCCAACTGGTGGCGGGCATCAAGCGCCTGTACATGAATGATTATGTGGCGCAGTGGGACGCCTATCTGAATGACTTGCAGTTGGCGCCCAGCAAGTCCTTGCTGCAGAACATCCAGATGGCGCGCACGCTGTCCGCGCCGGAATCACCGCTGGTGCAACTGGTGCGCGGTGTCGCGCGCGAAACATCCTTGCTGCGCGACTCGGCCAAGGATGATCGATCGCTGGTGGATCAGGCGCGCGACCGTGTCAGCAGCACGCGGGAAGCCCTGGAGCAGATGTTCGGGCCGACGGGGCCGGGCGCCGCCGCGCGCGCGGATGCGTCGGATGACAAGCTGGAACGCATCGTGGACCAGTACTTCGAGCCCTATCGCCGGCTGGCGCAGGGCGAAGGCGGAGCCGGGGGCGCCGCGCCACCCATCGCCGCCACCACGGGCCTGATCAATGAGCTCTACACCTATCTGACGGCGGCGGATGCGGCGTTGCGCAGCGGCAGCCCAACCCCCAGTTCGGATTCGGTGACCAAGCTGCGCGCGGAAGCCGGACGCTTGCCAGGACCCTTGCGCGATGTGCTCAATGCGTTGTCGGTGAATGCATCGGGCGAGGTGTCCGATGTGGCGCGCGCACGCATGGGTGAGACGGTGTCCGCCACCATCGGCGTGTTCTGCGGCCAGTCGGTGGCGGGGCGCTATCCGTTTTCCAGCCGCTCCACGCGCGACGTGGCCCCCAACGACATGGCGCGGCTGTTCGCGCCCAATGGCTTGATGGACGACTTCTTTCAGAAGAACCTGGCGACGCAGATCGACGTGTCCGGGTCGCGCTGGCGCTTCAAGCCCGGCGTCGATGGCCGGCAGGGCGGCAGCTCTGCCACGCTGGATGCGTTCCAGCGCGCGGGCGTCATCCGCGATGTGTACTTCATGGCGGGCAACCCCCTGCCGTCGTATCGCGTGGCCATCCGACCGGTGGAGATGGACGCGGGCATCACGCAGTTCGTGATGGACGTGGATGGCCAGTCGGTGCGTTACGCGCACGGCCCGCAGGTAGCGACCACGGTGCAATGGCCGGGGCCTCGGGGCAGCAACCAGGTGCGGATCGAGTTGACGCCGCAAGTCGGCGCGGCAGGCATGACGACCTCGGGCCCGTGGGCGCTGAACCGCATGCTGGACCGCGCGCAGTTGCGGCGTGGCGCGTCGCCGGAGATCACCTTGGCCACCTTCGATCTGGGTGGGCGCAAGGTGGTGCTGGAGATCACCGCCAGCAGCGTCAAAAGCCCTTTTCATCTAGCCGAGATGCAGGCTTTTGCCTGCCCCGGCGCGTCGTGACCAGGACATCGACATGGACCTAGGAGTGGAGAGCGGGCAGGTAGGCTGGTACGGCAAGATTCCGGCCGCGGGGGATTTCGTGCACCGGCGCTTGCCGCGCGAATTGATCGCGTGGTGGGACCACTGGTTGCAGTTCGGGCTGGTGGCGTTGAAGCAGGCGCCGGACGCGGCGGCGGCGCGCAGCTTTGCGTCCGCCCCGATCTGGAATTTCGCCATTCCGGCAGGGCCCGGCGCCGGTGTGGCGCAACTGGGCTGCATCACGCCAAGCCGCGACCGCGTGGGGCGCGGCTATCCCTTGTGCGTGGTCGTGGCGCTGCCGCCCGCGCAATATCACAGCAGCATGCTGGACGGCGCCAGCGACTACTACCGTCAAGTGGGCGCCAGCATGCTGGCGGCCGTGCGCCATGGCTGCGCGCCTGAGCAGTTTGACCGCAGCCTTCAGCAGGTACGCATGCCCGCCGCCTCGCCAAGCCCGGCCGCGCCGCGCGCGGGCAACGACATCATGGACATCTTGCGCGCGGGGCTTGAGCAGGAATCGGCGCCCTTGGCGCGCCGCGCCTTGAATGCGTGGCCCGACCTGCCGTTCTGCTTCAACCCCAGTTCGCACACCAGCTATTGGTGGACCAACCAGGCGGACGGCGCGGCGTTGCAAACCTATGTGCATGGCGGCGCGCTGAACGCCACCTTGTTCGCCAGACTGTTCTCGTCGCTGCCGACGTGGCGGCCATGAGTCTGATCGACCCCGGAGGACCGCGCATGACACCCGCTTCCACCATGCCGCCCGACGCGGGCGGGGCCGGCATTCCCACCTTGCCTGCCGACCCGCGCCTGGATGCTCTGATCCGCTTGCCGCCGGGCCGCAAGCGCCAGGACGAGATCACGCGCATCGTTGCCGGGCTGGCAGAGGCGCTGGCGCCGCTGCATGCGCAAGGCCGGGTGCATGGGGGTATTCATCCGGGGGCGGTCGGGTTTGATGGGGGCGCCTCAGGCGGGGGCGCGATAGACGGGGTCGCGATAGACGGGGTCGCCTCAGACGGGGTCGCCTCAGACGGGGTCGCCCTGAACAGCGGCGGCCTCGACGCAGCGGGCCAAGCCATGCTGGCTACGCCACCGGTGCAGCCTGCGCCAGATGCCGAGGACGCGCCCCGGCATGCCGGCTACGCGGCGTTCGAGCAATACACGGATGATCCGGCGTATCCCTGTGGCCCGTGGACCGACGTGTACGGGCTGGCGGCGCTGGCATACTTCCTGGCCACGGGCAGCGCACCGCCCAGCGCGCTGGCGCGTCGCGTGCGTGATGATTTTCTGCCTCTGGAGGAATGGGGCGCGAACGAGTACGGCAAGGCGTTTTGCGACGCGGTGAACAGCGGTTTGGCGATGCCGGCGCACGCACGGCCGCAGACGGTGGCGGCGTTCGCGGCTGCGATGGGGGCGTTGCCCCTGCGTGAGCCAACGGTCTTGCCTGCCGTCCCGCCGACGATAGCCCCGCCTGTTGATGAGACGCCGATGCTTGCCGAGGCCGATCCGGTGGCACAGACGCCGCCGGAGTATCCGCCTCGCCGCCGCCCGCGTGTCTTGCCGTGGGTCCTGGCGTGCTTGTTGCTGCTGGTCGCAGGCGGGGTTGCCTGGATGCAGATGACGCGTGCCCCTGTTCAACTGGCCGCTACGCCGCAGGCTCCGGCACAGACGCCGCAAGCGTCGGCACAGACGTCGCAGGCATCAGCACCCGCTCCCGCTCCGATCCTGGAGCCGCAGCCTCCTGAACCCGCTCCCGCCGCGCAAGCGCCACCCGCGGTCGAGCCTGAACCTGCGCCCCAGTCTACGTCTGCGTCCCCGCCTACGCCTGCGCCTGCGCCGCCCGAAACCCTACCTGATGCAGCACCCCAAGCAGTGCCCAAGGCAGCGCCTGTCGCGGTGCGCGTGGCCGTGCGGCCTTGGGGAGAAGTGCTGATCAATGGCCGGTCACGCGGCGTGAGCCCGCCCTTGCGGGAGTTGTCTCTGTCGCCGGGCCGCTACCAGGTGACGGTGCGCAACGCGTCGGCGGGCGAGCACCGCATGACATTGACCGTTGCGGCGGGCAAGCCTGCCTCGATCTCGCACGAGTTCAAGTGAAGGGGTGAACAGCGGGCGCTGGTTCAGGGCAGCGTGGACTCGCCCTTGAGCAGATCGTCCAGCGTCTCGCGCTGGCGCACCACGTGGTAGTGGTCGCCGTCGACCATGACTTCGGCGGCGCGGGCGCGCGTGTTGT containing:
- the tssM gene encoding type VI secretion system membrane subunit TssM — translated: MIYRLFGWFFSRRVWNFLGLVALALLIWIAGPLIAVGTVRPLESQVVRIIVIVAMFAIWLLRWLWRKWREGRLNAQLLGQLRPRPRAEKAVEEAAENDEIRQLEARFDEAVELLRKTRFENRGKRRPLDRFSKQYLYQLPWYVIIGAPGAGKTTALVNSGLNFPLAERYGKVALRGVGGTRNCDWWFTDDAVLLDTAGRYTTHESDPTGDEEEWRGFLRLLTKYRGRQPINGAMLTVSVEDLLSASDAQRAQHAAVLRRRLQELREQLGIAFPVYVLVTKTDLLSGFEEYFASFSRDELAQVWGFTLPYARTQEPDFDLYAAFHAEYALLQRRLDDALPEVVAAEEDPSRRALAYMLPQQFAGLQNILGHFLSDVFATSKFEARVIPRGVYFTSGTQGGETFDQVTGHLKRYLRIDGAAAPAPSVPGEGEGRSYFLKNLLRDVIFREAGLAGRNLRWERRYRQLHWAGYGVVTAMFVALIAGWALSYRNNSGYVDEVARRVPAVEKLTRDIKITRTGDVLGLMPFLDSLWYLPRHESFEIDQPPLAYRFGLYQGFKLQAAAQGVYDNTLDQVLLPQVARRIEAALRDASASDLEYSYEALRAYLMLYEADRYDAEFMHAWLLSDMQSTLPDGYTRRQYEQLSLHLRNLTQGHVLASPFPKDEALVAQAREKLARYTLAQRAYSRLRRTLANTDIAPENTVVTLGGAQASAVFVRKSGKPLSQGIPPLYSYRGYWDVFNKRVSSVAEVLRSDDAWILNIPAPGVLDQAAQRQLVAGIKRLYMNDYVAQWDAYLNDLQLAPSKSLLQNIQMARTLSAPESPLVQLVRGVARETSLLRDSAKDDRSLVDQARDRVSSTREALEQMFGPTGPGAAARADASDDKLERIVDQYFEPYRRLAQGEGGAGGAAPPIAATTGLINELYTYLTAADAALRSGSPTPSSDSVTKLRAEAGRLPGPLRDVLNALSVNASGEVSDVARARMGETVSATIGVFCGQSVAGRYPFSSRSTRDVAPNDMARLFAPNGLMDDFFQKNLATQIDVSGSRWRFKPGVDGRQGGSSATLDAFQRAGVIRDVYFMAGNPLPSYRVAIRPVEMDAGITQFVMDVDGQSVRYAHGPQVATTVQWPGPRGSNQVRIELTPQVGAAGMTTSGPWALNRMLDRAQLRRGASPEITLATFDLGGRKVVLEITASSVKSPFHLAEMQAFACPGAS
- the tagF gene encoding type VI secretion system-associated protein TagF, with amino-acid sequence MDLGVESGQVGWYGKIPAAGDFVHRRLPRELIAWWDHWLQFGLVALKQAPDAAAARSFASAPIWNFAIPAGPGAGVAQLGCITPSRDRVGRGYPLCVVVALPPAQYHSSMLDGASDYYRQVGASMLAAVRHGCAPEQFDRSLQQVRMPAASPSPAAPRAGNDIMDILRAGLEQESAPLARRALNAWPDLPFCFNPSSHTSYWWTNQADGAALQTYVHGGALNATLFARLFSSLPTWRP
- a CDS encoding DotU family type VI secretion system protein translates to MHASDHTLSAPPGGLGDSPGQASSRLRPHDYVISGTNPLVAAANPLLDLIPQIRATAAHPSPAMLREHLLDEVRQFELRAQQAGISNETILGARYCLCTALDEAAALTPWGGGGVWSAHSLLVTFHNETWGGEKFFQLLAKLSQNPAQHLDLLELLYYCLLLGFEGRYRVMDNGRSQLETLRQRLLRILRGARGEYALALSPHWRDEPAQTPLRRLPVPLWVFGALAAVLALALYWGLGWRLGSQSDGVFAAISQLKPPVVQIAPAAVKRPAPTPRLAVFLAPEIRDQLVSVRDEVDRSVVVLRGDGVFESGASSVRDQYLPVLSRVADALRETQGNILVRGYTDNIPMRSARFPSNWHLSQARADAVKDMLEQRLGQSARVRAEGRGDADPVAPNDTAAGRALNRRVEITVLVPPAPHEGGAQGGQE